A window from Chitinophaga filiformis encodes these proteins:
- a CDS encoding SusC/RagA family TonB-linked outer membrane protein → MNILNQNLVLGLLSCALLPGIAISASAQTPTMYAMRQSDKIPVKHVSATVSLKEALVKLKKFQNIRIAYKEGLLDGKTVSADIIEKAEHLEAEAALKLLLSDFPLAYMRVNKTQYSIYVPTAATILNVNSLMADKLKGKVTGPDGAPIPGASIVLKGNSAVATMAAADGSFELNLKGATPPFVLIVSSMGFSKQEVNVTDASAPLSVSLAEANESLSEVVVTALGIKKEKKALVYSVTEVKGSEFTQAREVNIANALSGKIAGVNATSLASGPGGSSRVIIRGNTSLGSENQPLYVVNGMPIDNTTPGGAPTTGGGGQNVDRGDGIGGINPDDIETISVLKGGSAAALYGSRAANGVILITTKKGRARKGIGVDYNTTMTLETPSVMPDWQYEYGQGDKGLKPTSQAEAITYGRRSWGTKMDGTQYIAFDGKMHTYSPQKDNIKNFYRTGSTYTNTVAFNGGSENINFRFSLSNTNSKSIVPNSKFDKKIANLNLNAFLGKNLSIEAVAQYNVENATNRSSSGDATGNPNWGVYMIANTVDVRWLNPGYDETGREIQWNETAYASNPYFVINRFKNNDTKNRFIGQASVKYDLMKNLYVKGTVSRDFFNYNYVGIIPTGTVYTTGAAGEYSELRNAVAETNSMVTANYNTKIAGTIGVNALAGVNARRFNSNQTAITGTQFIIPFFYSSTNLTTSTTTPTRNKVATNSVFGSVDLDYKSIIFLNFTGRQDWFSTLSPKSNNIFYPSVGGSIILSDAIKMPKVISFAKLRSSWAQVGGATPDPYILNQTYSMVQGGHLGRPVQQITQSNGVNLVTNSNLKPLTSTTYEIGGEVQFFSNRLGIDLTYYKKQTTDDIVSTAVSTASGYNNALLNVGKLSNKGIELLLTGTPVKSKNFSWNVSYNMAYNTSKVEQLAAGLTTLQMASSVGSWAFIHNTVGQPYGIIKGYTTVKNAKGQTVYNSTTGYEQKSDLVALGKGVPPLTMGLSNTFSYKRLSLDILVDGKFGNKVFSGTDVYATRFGLHKKTLAGRETGLELNGVDQNGNEYHNTIPVANLRLYYDNTKNYTDHFLFDGSFVKLRQVIFSYQIPVQKMKFVQSASVSFVARNLAILYKKTDNFDPESSYTNGNAQGFEAFGIPRTRSFGANLMVKF, encoded by the coding sequence ATGAACATTTTGAACCAAAATCTCGTTTTGGGGCTGCTCTCTTGTGCCCTGCTGCCAGGTATTGCCATATCTGCCAGTGCACAGACGCCCACGATGTATGCCATGAGGCAGTCTGATAAGATCCCTGTAAAACATGTATCAGCTACTGTGTCCCTGAAAGAAGCTTTAGTAAAGCTCAAGAAGTTCCAGAATATCCGTATTGCCTACAAAGAAGGGCTACTGGATGGAAAAACCGTCTCTGCCGACATTATTGAAAAAGCGGAGCACCTGGAGGCAGAAGCTGCCCTGAAGCTGCTGCTGTCCGATTTTCCATTAGCCTATATGCGTGTCAACAAAACACAGTATTCCATATATGTGCCAACAGCTGCTACCATACTGAATGTAAACAGCCTGATGGCCGATAAACTGAAAGGTAAGGTAACAGGTCCTGATGGCGCGCCTATTCCCGGCGCCAGCATTGTGCTCAAGGGAAACTCAGCGGTAGCCACCATGGCGGCTGCTGATGGCAGCTTTGAACTTAACCTGAAGGGGGCAACTCCTCCCTTCGTGCTGATAGTAAGCTCAATGGGCTTCAGCAAACAGGAAGTGAATGTAACGGATGCAAGCGCCCCTTTAAGCGTCAGCCTGGCAGAAGCCAATGAATCATTGTCTGAAGTGGTGGTAACGGCCCTCGGTATCAAAAAAGAGAAGAAGGCGCTGGTATATTCCGTAACAGAAGTAAAAGGCAGTGAATTTACACAGGCACGAGAGGTAAATATTGCCAATGCACTGAGCGGAAAGATCGCCGGTGTGAACGCTACCAGCCTGGCAAGCGGTCCTGGTGGTTCCAGCCGTGTCATCATCCGTGGTAATACTTCACTGGGTAGTGAGAACCAGCCATTGTATGTAGTGAATGGTATGCCGATAGACAATACCACGCCAGGTGGCGCCCCTACCACCGGTGGCGGTGGCCAGAACGTGGACAGAGGTGATGGTATTGGTGGTATCAACCCGGACGATATTGAGACCATCAGCGTATTGAAAGGTGGTTCTGCTGCTGCCTTGTACGGTTCCCGTGCTGCAAACGGCGTTATCCTCATCACTACCAAGAAAGGCCGTGCACGCAAAGGTATTGGCGTAGATTACAATACTACCATGACCCTGGAAACACCATCTGTAATGCCCGACTGGCAGTATGAGTATGGCCAGGGCGATAAGGGGCTGAAGCCTACCTCACAGGCAGAAGCCATTACCTACGGCCGCCGTTCATGGGGTACTAAGATGGATGGTACGCAATACATTGCTTTTGATGGTAAAATGCATACCTATTCTCCTCAGAAAGATAATATCAAAAACTTCTACCGTACCGGATCTACTTATACCAATACCGTAGCTTTCAACGGTGGCAGTGAAAACATTAATTTCCGCTTCTCGCTCTCTAATACCAACAGCAAAAGCATCGTTCCCAACTCCAAGTTCGACAAGAAGATCGCGAACCTGAACCTGAATGCTTTCCTGGGTAAAAATCTGAGCATTGAAGCTGTAGCGCAATATAATGTAGAGAATGCAACCAACCGCTCCAGTTCCGGGGATGCCACCGGTAACCCCAACTGGGGCGTTTATATGATCGCCAACACAGTGGACGTTCGCTGGCTGAACCCCGGTTACGATGAAACCGGTCGTGAGATCCAGTGGAATGAAACGGCCTATGCTTCCAACCCTTACTTCGTTATCAACAGGTTTAAGAACAACGATACCAAGAACCGTTTTATTGGCCAGGCCAGTGTGAAGTATGACCTGATGAAGAACCTGTATGTAAAAGGAACGGTGAGCCGCGACTTCTTTAACTACAACTATGTAGGCATTATTCCTACCGGTACCGTTTATACAACCGGCGCAGCAGGCGAATATAGTGAGCTGAGAAATGCCGTAGCGGAAACCAACTCCATGGTAACTGCCAACTACAATACCAAGATTGCCGGTACGATCGGTGTGAATGCACTGGCAGGTGTAAATGCCCGCCGCTTCAACTCCAACCAGACCGCCATCACCGGTACACAGTTTATCATTCCATTCTTCTACAGCTCTACCAACCTGACCACTTCCACTACTACGCCTACAAGGAATAAAGTAGCGACCAACTCCGTGTTTGGTTCCGTAGACCTGGATTATAAATCTATCATCTTCCTGAACTTCACTGGCCGCCAGGACTGGTTCTCTACCCTGAGCCCGAAGAGCAACAACATTTTCTATCCTTCTGTAGGTGGTAGTATCATCCTGTCAGATGCGATCAAAATGCCGAAGGTGATCAGCTTTGCAAAACTGCGCAGTTCATGGGCACAGGTAGGCGGCGCTACACCGGATCCTTACATCCTGAACCAGACCTACTCTATGGTACAGGGTGGTCACCTGGGCCGCCCGGTACAGCAGATCACACAGTCGAACGGTGTGAACCTGGTGACAAACTCCAACCTGAAACCGCTGACCTCTACTACCTATGAAATAGGTGGTGAAGTACAGTTCTTCAGTAACAGGCTGGGCATTGACCTGACTTACTACAAGAAACAAACTACTGACGATATCGTGAGCACCGCTGTATCTACCGCTTCCGGCTATAACAACGCTTTGCTGAACGTAGGTAAGCTGTCTAACAAAGGGATCGAATTACTGTTAACCGGTACACCTGTTAAATCGAAGAATTTCTCCTGGAATGTGAGCTACAACATGGCATACAACACCAGCAAGGTAGAGCAGCTGGCTGCAGGTCTTACCACGCTGCAGATGGCATCAAGCGTGGGTAGCTGGGCATTCATCCACAATACGGTAGGACAGCCTTATGGTATTATCAAAGGGTATACTACTGTGAAGAATGCAAAAGGACAGACTGTGTACAACAGCACAACAGGATATGAGCAGAAGAGCGACCTGGTAGCGCTGGGTAAGGGCGTACCGCCTTTAACAATGGGCCTGAGCAATACTTTCAGTTACAAACGCCTGTCGCTCGATATATTGGTGGACGGTAAGTTTGGTAACAAGGTATTCTCCGGTACAGATGTATACGCCACCCGTTTTGGCCTGCACAAGAAAACACTGGCAGGAAGGGAAACCGGCCTGGAACTGAATGGCGTTGACCAGAATGGCAATGAATACCACAACACGATCCCGGTAGCGAACCTGCGCCTCTACTACGACAATACCAAGAACTACACAGATCATTTCCTGTTTGACGGCAGCTTTGTAAAACTGCGCCAGGTGATCTTCAGTTACCAGATCCCTGTACAGAAAATGAAATTCGTACAGAGTGCTTCCGTGTCTTTCGTAGCACGTAACCTGGCCATCCTGTACAAGAAGACTGACAACTTCGATCCGGAATCCAGCTACACAAATGGTAATGCACAGGGTTTTGAAGCATTCGGTATTCCACGTACAAGAAGCTTCGGTGCGAACCTGATGGTGAAATTCTAA
- a CDS encoding SusD/RagB family nutrient-binding outer membrane lipoprotein, protein MKMRFNCLIYTAIAAMLAFQSCDKGFEEMNVNPDASPVVQPEYMFSKALLDAFGNSYFATDVLACGGSMQHFATYKDVPGIGDKYYFQQGTYPYDYFTTGYTTAVNEIATTINALNANNVVDGNKLAIARIFRVYIMHRLTDLYGDIPYSASVKGYTDNNFTPKYDAQEEIYADMLKELDEAAAKLDPAVATFGAGDFIYSGDVNKWKKFAYSLMLRLGMRLSRKAPDVAQTWVKKAIAGGVITTDGDIATMKYVDGSQAINRNPAAASMLSNDYAVANGNNNTEGGKLAKTFIDALKANNDPRLNVIAIVWNNGKADTSTALQKGMQNGLLNKPADFTSYSEPNPATILQYNAPFILMSAAEVNLLLAEAGVNGWWEGSAAGAFADAIGASMRNWALFGSGGVIAPEKIAAYQAAHPLTGGAEAMRAMIGQEKWVSLFLDEQEIHANWRRTGYPVLTPVNVPGNTTGGTIPRRLLYPPSEESVNSGSLAEAITRQGPNLMTTRVWWDKQ, encoded by the coding sequence ATGAAAATGCGCTTTAACTGCTTAATATATACCGCCATTGCAGCAATGCTGGCTTTCCAGTCCTGTGATAAAGGCTTCGAAGAAATGAATGTCAACCCGGATGCATCACCTGTCGTACAGCCTGAATATATGTTCAGTAAGGCTTTGCTGGATGCTTTCGGAAACAGCTATTTCGCTACTGATGTACTGGCCTGTGGCGGTTCTATGCAACATTTCGCTACTTACAAGGACGTACCCGGTATTGGTGATAAATATTATTTCCAGCAGGGTACTTATCCCTACGATTATTTCACCACAGGGTATACCACTGCTGTAAATGAAATAGCGACTACCATCAATGCATTGAATGCAAATAATGTTGTCGATGGTAACAAGCTGGCCATTGCCCGCATCTTCAGGGTGTACATCATGCACCGCCTGACGGACCTGTATGGCGATATTCCTTATTCCGCTTCAGTGAAGGGATATACCGACAATAACTTCACACCTAAATACGACGCACAGGAAGAGATCTATGCCGACATGCTGAAAGAGCTGGATGAAGCAGCTGCGAAGCTGGATCCTGCAGTAGCCACTTTTGGCGCCGGCGACTTTATCTACTCCGGTGACGTGAACAAGTGGAAGAAATTTGCCTATTCCCTGATGCTGCGCCTGGGTATGCGCCTGTCAAGAAAGGCGCCAGATGTAGCGCAGACATGGGTGAAGAAAGCCATTGCCGGTGGTGTGATCACTACTGACGGCGATATTGCTACTATGAAGTATGTGGACGGATCGCAGGCCATCAACCGTAATCCGGCAGCCGCCAGCATGCTGTCTAACGACTATGCCGTGGCAAATGGCAACAACAACACAGAGGGCGGCAAACTGGCGAAGACATTTATTGACGCGTTAAAGGCAAACAATGACCCCCGTTTGAATGTTATTGCTATAGTATGGAATAATGGTAAAGCAGATACCAGCACCGCACTCCAGAAAGGTATGCAAAATGGACTGCTGAATAAGCCGGCTGATTTTACCAGTTATTCCGAGCCTAATCCGGCTACGATTCTTCAATACAATGCGCCTTTCATCCTGATGAGCGCTGCCGAAGTGAACCTCTTGCTGGCAGAAGCGGGCGTGAATGGCTGGTGGGAAGGAAGTGCCGCCGGGGCATTTGCTGATGCCATCGGGGCTTCTATGCGCAACTGGGCATTGTTTGGCAGCGGAGGCGTGATCGCTCCGGAAAAGATAGCCGCTTACCAGGCCGCGCATCCGCTGACAGGTGGAGCAGAAGCAATGAGAGCGATGATCGGGCAGGAGAAATGGGTGTCTTTATTCCTTGATGAGCAGGAGATACATGCTAACTGGCGCCGTACAGGGTACCCGGTATTGACACCGGTAAATGTGCCCGGAAACACCACCGGAGGTACTATTCCCCGCCGCCTGTTATATCCGCCTTCTGAAGAAAGCGTGAACAGCGGCAGCCTGGCGGAAGCAATCACCCGTCAGGGACCAAACCTGATGACAACCCGCGTATGGTGGGATAAACAATAA
- a CDS encoding RidA family protein: MQNQRRSVLKKIAATLAGITGVNAIAKAAAPALPGTTQQGEVIYDQEVPLFSSFKIHGNTVYIAGIGAHFEGDIKAHTDHVLKEMEKVLTKAGSSMEKVLKVSVFLHDLNDYKAMNEVFRGRFGSNPPVRTTVAVYGGVPGDSLVEMDCIATL; encoded by the coding sequence ATGCAAAACCAGAGAAGATCCGTATTAAAGAAGATAGCAGCCACATTGGCCGGCATCACAGGTGTCAACGCAATTGCCAAAGCCGCAGCGCCGGCCCTGCCGGGAACTACACAGCAGGGAGAAGTGATCTACGACCAGGAAGTGCCCTTGTTCTCAAGTTTTAAGATCCATGGCAACACGGTCTATATAGCCGGCATAGGCGCCCACTTTGAAGGAGATATCAAAGCGCATACGGACCACGTATTAAAGGAAATGGAAAAGGTATTGACCAAGGCAGGATCATCAATGGAAAAAGTGCTGAAAGTAAGTGTGTTCCTGCACGATCTGAATGATTATAAGGCAATGAACGAGGTGTTCAGGGGACGGTTCGGCAGCAATCCGCCTGTCCGCACCACAGTAGCAGTATATGGAGGTGTGCCCGGCGATTCTCTCGTAGAGATGGATTGCATCGCTACCCTCTAA
- a CDS encoding aminotransferase class V-fold PLP-dependent enzyme has translation MKRRDLLKNMSAIPVFGALAGSTKLLPLPGETADAATAGKDYFKELGIRTFINAAGTYTFMTGSLMREEVMNAINYASKEYVLLDELQDKVGQRIAKLLRCEYATVTSGAAAAMTLGAAGVLTGMDEKKVAQLPFLEGTGMKTEVILQKEHDIPYVHALKNTGLKIVYVEGGREGLEKAISDKTALMYFLNANNFDGKVQVEEFLKIAQAHGIPTMIDCAADVPPVENLFRYTAMGYDLVCFSGGKGIRGPQSAGLLLGRKKYIEAARLSTAPRGNTIGRGLKVNKEEILGMLVALETYLAIDHAKEWKMWEAQIKLISDAVKTVSGVTTEVVVPPVANHIPTLHISWDPAKIPATAAEIREKLRSGNPSIEVADGANQHTFNVTTWMLVPGQEKIVATQLKKVLTEKALSEAHG, from the coding sequence ATGAAACGCAGAGACTTATTGAAAAATATGTCTGCAATCCCGGTATTCGGGGCTCTTGCAGGCAGTACCAAACTATTGCCCTTACCCGGTGAAACCGCCGATGCCGCAACAGCAGGAAAGGATTATTTCAAGGAGCTGGGCATCCGCACTTTTATCAATGCTGCCGGCACCTATACATTCATGACAGGCTCCCTGATGCGCGAAGAAGTGATGAACGCCATCAACTACGCTTCCAAAGAGTATGTGTTGCTGGATGAGCTGCAGGATAAGGTAGGGCAGCGTATTGCTAAACTGCTGCGTTGTGAATATGCCACTGTTACATCGGGGGCAGCTGCTGCCATGACATTGGGTGCAGCTGGCGTACTGACCGGCATGGACGAAAAAAAGGTAGCGCAGCTGCCTTTCCTGGAAGGAACCGGTATGAAAACAGAAGTGATCCTGCAGAAAGAGCATGATATCCCATATGTGCATGCCTTGAAAAATACAGGGCTGAAGATCGTGTATGTGGAAGGTGGCCGTGAAGGACTGGAAAAGGCCATCAGCGATAAGACCGCGCTCATGTATTTCCTCAATGCCAACAATTTCGATGGCAAGGTACAGGTGGAAGAGTTCCTGAAAATAGCGCAGGCGCACGGTATTCCTACTATGATAGACTGTGCGGCCGATGTGCCCCCGGTAGAGAACCTGTTCAGGTATACGGCCATGGGCTATGACCTTGTCTGCTTCTCAGGCGGAAAAGGCATCCGCGGGCCGCAGAGTGCGGGCCTGTTGCTGGGCAGGAAGAAATATATTGAAGCGGCAAGACTAAGCACAGCTCCCCGTGGCAATACCATCGGCAGGGGACTGAAGGTAAATAAGGAAGAGATATTAGGGATGCTCGTGGCGCTGGAAACATACCTGGCCATTGATCATGCGAAAGAGTGGAAAATGTGGGAGGCGCAGATCAAACTGATCAGCGACGCGGTAAAAACGGTATCCGGTGTAACAACCGAAGTAGTGGTACCACCGGTAGCCAATCATATTCCTACGCTGCACATTTCCTGGGATCCTGCAAAGATCCCCGCTACAGCAGCAGAGATCAGGGAGAAACTCCGTAGCGGCAATCCTTCCATAGAGGTAGCCGACGGCGCCAATCAGCATACCTTCAACGTTACGACCTGGATGCTGGTGCCCGGACAGGAGAAGATAGTCGCAACACAGCTGAAAAAGGTATTGACAGAAAAAGCACTGTCAGAAGCGCATGGTTGA
- a CDS encoding amidohydrolase/deacetylase family metallohydrolase, with protein MRSIIQYLVLLVSVNIIVTGVYAQQYSLLIRGGHVIDPKNNINAVMDIALTNDTIAKVAAHIDPATAQKTIDASGLYVTPGLIDIHTHDFIGTVPNRYLNNSYEAVAPDGFTFRCGVTTVVDAGSSGWKNFETFLDQTIRHSKTRVLAFLNIVGGGMRGGPYEQDLTDMDAKMTALTIRRYRQWIVGIKVAHYEGAEWAPVDRGVEAGRLTETPVMIDFGGSNPPLSLEELFMQHLRPGDIFTHAYAKVKGRMTIVDDSGKLRPFVQEARKKGILFDVGHGGTSFSYSQAIPALKAGFYPNTISTDIHTGSMNGDMKDMLNVMSKFLNMGMSLPELIKASTSAAAAAIHHEELGNLSERSVADIAILRVEKGKFGFTDAHTRVEGDSRLVCEATLRAGKVVYDLNGISVSK; from the coding sequence ATGAGGAGCATTATTCAATACCTGGTATTGCTGGTATCGGTGAATATAATTGTCACCGGTGTCTACGCCCAGCAATATAGCCTGCTGATCAGGGGCGGGCACGTTATAGACCCGAAAAATAACATCAATGCAGTCATGGACATCGCATTGACAAACGATACTATTGCAAAAGTAGCCGCACATATAGACCCTGCTACCGCGCAGAAAACAATTGATGCCAGCGGTCTTTATGTAACACCGGGGCTGATCGACATTCATACGCATGATTTCATTGGTACCGTTCCAAACCGTTACCTGAACAACAGTTATGAAGCGGTAGCGCCGGATGGTTTTACCTTCCGCTGTGGCGTGACCACTGTTGTAGATGCCGGCAGCTCGGGCTGGAAGAATTTTGAAACCTTTCTTGATCAGACCATCCGGCACTCAAAAACGAGGGTGCTGGCTTTCCTGAATATAGTAGGCGGCGGTATGCGTGGCGGGCCTTATGAACAGGACCTCACGGATATGGACGCGAAGATGACAGCGCTGACTATCCGCCGTTACAGGCAGTGGATAGTAGGTATAAAGGTGGCGCATTATGAAGGGGCGGAATGGGCGCCGGTAGACCGTGGAGTGGAAGCCGGGCGGCTTACAGAAACGCCTGTCATGATCGATTTTGGGGGCAGCAATCCGCCTTTATCGCTGGAGGAGCTGTTCATGCAGCACCTGCGTCCGGGCGACATCTTTACGCATGCCTATGCGAAAGTAAAGGGCCGTATGACCATTGTTGACGACAGTGGCAAGCTGCGCCCCTTTGTGCAGGAGGCCCGTAAGAAAGGGATTCTCTTCGATGTGGGGCATGGTGGTACCAGCTTTAGCTATTCCCAGGCTATTCCTGCATTAAAGGCAGGGTTTTATCCGAATACCATCAGTACAGATATTCATACCGGCAGCATGAACGGAGACATGAAGGATATGCTGAACGTCATGTCCAAATTCCTGAATATGGGCATGTCCCTGCCGGAGCTGATAAAGGCCAGCACGTCTGCGGCAGCGGCGGCGATACATCATGAAGAACTGGGCAACCTGTCGGAGAGAAGCGTGGCAGATATTGCCATCCTGCGCGTGGAAAAAGGGAAGTTCGGTTTTACAGATGCGCATACGCGTGTGGAAGGAGACAGCAGGCTGGTATGTGAAGCCACCCTGCGCGCCGGTAAGGTGGTTTATGACCTTAACGGCATTTCAGTAAGTAAATAG
- a CDS encoding RraA family protein: MKFLYFLPLLFLSCWLRAQTIPREELIFLTAEWKGERFADGRPKIPDAVIEQARTVSLDDVWTILEGEGYHCQFDGGWKMIYDNKPIVGRAVTAMFLPSRPDVEVHMKERGQQKGFKGNSNSWPIQQLSKGDVYVADGFGKIADGTLIGSTLGNAIYARSGNGVVFNAAARDLEGLKEIEGFNALVRDWDPSFLKNVMLAGLNVPIRIGRAVVLPGDLVLTSSEGVVFVPAHLAEKVIGIAAFIQVKDQFGFEMVKAGKYTPGEIDNNWTDAIREAFLEWQHKQAGKKPMTRQELDKMLEKRTW, encoded by the coding sequence ATGAAATTCCTTTATTTCCTCCCTTTATTGTTCTTGTCATGCTGGCTGCGTGCGCAGACCATTCCCCGGGAGGAACTGATCTTCCTTACTGCCGAGTGGAAAGGAGAGCGCTTTGCTGACGGAAGGCCGAAGATCCCTGACGCAGTGATAGAACAGGCGCGTACGGTAAGCCTCGACGATGTATGGACCATTCTGGAAGGAGAGGGCTACCATTGCCAGTTTGATGGCGGCTGGAAAATGATCTACGATAACAAACCCATTGTTGGGCGTGCTGTTACCGCCATGTTCCTGCCTTCCCGGCCGGATGTGGAAGTACATATGAAGGAGAGAGGACAGCAGAAAGGGTTTAAAGGGAACAGTAATTCCTGGCCTATCCAGCAATTATCGAAAGGTGACGTGTATGTTGCAGATGGCTTTGGTAAAATTGCCGATGGCACATTGATAGGTTCTACATTAGGGAATGCTATTTATGCCCGTTCCGGTAATGGGGTAGTGTTCAATGCAGCCGCCCGCGACCTGGAAGGCCTGAAAGAGATAGAGGGGTTTAATGCGCTGGTGCGGGATTGGGATCCTTCCTTCCTGAAAAATGTGATGTTGGCAGGACTGAATGTGCCGATACGTATTGGCCGTGCGGTAGTACTGCCGGGCGACCTCGTACTGACTTCCAGTGAAGGAGTGGTATTTGTGCCGGCACACCTGGCAGAAAAAGTGATCGGTATTGCTGCATTTATACAGGTGAAAGACCAGTTCGGATTTGAAATGGTGAAAGCAGGGAAGTACACACCCGGTGAGATCGACAATAACTGGACCGACGCCATCCGGGAAGCCTTCCTGGAATGGCAGCATAAACAAGCCGGCAAAAAGCCTATGACCCGCCAGGAACTGGATAAAATGCTGGAGAAAAGAACCTGGTGA
- a CDS encoding bile acid:sodium symporter family protein, whose translation MTALLPAAGPFIIAFWVILAIVFSRYPQTRGFVYTLMIFAAVTTAMYYPQYFLTVGGFDLSKLITPLIQIIMFGMGTAMSLRDFHGVIKMPMGVLTGVVCHFTIMPFVGWGLAHLFHFPPEIAAGVILIGTVPCGMASNVISYLAKANLALSVTLTAVSTMMAPFVTPFLMQWLAGSYVDISVSAMMWDICKIVILPVAAGLLFNHFLSGKLKWLDNIMPKISMSAIAFIIVIITAKGRESLLDVGVLLILSSLIHNLSGYTLGYWLCRLIRMNEQDCRTIAIEVGMQNGGLATAIAKNMGKIATIGLAPAVFGPLMNVTGSLLASWWHRHPPKEAPKEKAVQLETERL comes from the coding sequence ATGACAGCATTACTTCCCGCCGCCGGGCCTTTTATTATTGCCTTCTGGGTCATACTGGCCATTGTGTTTTCAAGGTATCCGCAAACGCGGGGCTTTGTTTATACGCTGATGATCTTTGCCGCTGTTACAACAGCCATGTACTATCCCCAATACTTTCTGACAGTAGGAGGCTTTGATCTTTCGAAGCTCATTACACCGCTTATCCAGATCATTATGTTCGGAATGGGAACAGCCATGAGCCTACGTGATTTCCATGGTGTGATCAAAATGCCGATGGGTGTTTTAACCGGTGTGGTATGTCATTTCACTATTATGCCCTTTGTTGGCTGGGGCCTTGCTCACCTGTTCCATTTCCCGCCTGAAATAGCGGCAGGGGTGATACTGATCGGTACTGTACCCTGCGGCATGGCATCCAACGTTATATCTTACCTCGCGAAAGCCAACCTGGCATTATCAGTTACACTCACCGCTGTATCTACCATGATGGCGCCCTTTGTGACGCCTTTCCTGATGCAGTGGCTGGCAGGCAGTTATGTGGATATCAGCGTCAGCGCAATGATGTGGGATATCTGTAAGATCGTGATCCTGCCGGTGGCAGCAGGTTTGCTGTTCAATCATTTTTTGAGCGGGAAGCTGAAATGGCTGGACAATATCATGCCTAAAATATCGATGTCGGCCATTGCTTTTATTATAGTCATCATTACGGCTAAAGGTCGTGAGAGCCTGCTGGACGTCGGGGTATTGCTGATATTGTCGTCGCTCATTCATAACCTCTCAGGGTACACGCTGGGCTATTGGTTGTGCCGCCTGATCAGGATGAATGAACAGGATTGCCGTACCATCGCCATTGAAGTAGGCATGCAGAATGGCGGGCTCGCAACCGCTATTGCGAAGAATATGGGCAAGATCGCCACTATCGGCCTGGCGCCTGCGGTATTCGGACCATTGATGAACGTAACAGGGTCCTTGCTGGCGTCCTGGTGGCACCGGCATCCGCCAAAGGAAGCGCCAAAAGAAAAAGCCGTTCAGCTGGAAACGGAACGGCTTTAG